A single region of the Selenomonas sp. oral taxon 920 genome encodes:
- a CDS encoding DeoR/GlpR family DNA-binding transcription regulator, which produces MFLEERQELIVRMVERDGKVKVKELSAKFKVTEDCIRKDLGSLERQGRLKRTYGGAVKLTQSVHMIEVSRHRHMDVEAKRRIAQAAVSLIQDKDMVFLDVSTSNLAIAELLMKSDRDLTVVTNMVDVLGVLARNPRIELIFAGGQINRGRDGFWGGMTQDFIGRLKPDIAFVGAVGVDVKGNSVSTYDIDDGLNKARIIARSKRAYVVAEARKLSTDGNYDFTPLNALAGLVTDTEPPSDIRAAAAELGIEIVLP; this is translated from the coding sequence ATGTTTCTGGAGGAGCGCCAAGAGCTCATCGTCCGTATGGTGGAGCGTGACGGTAAGGTCAAAGTCAAAGAGCTCAGCGCCAAATTCAAGGTCACCGAGGACTGTATCCGCAAGGATCTGGGCTCGCTCGAACGACAGGGTCGGCTGAAACGCACCTATGGCGGCGCCGTGAAACTGACGCAGAGCGTTCACATGATCGAGGTCAGCCGTCACCGTCACATGGATGTCGAGGCAAAGCGCCGCATTGCGCAGGCAGCCGTCTCCCTCATCCAGGATAAGGACATGGTCTTTCTCGATGTGTCGACGAGCAATCTCGCAATCGCCGAGCTCCTCATGAAGAGCGACCGTGACCTGACCGTTGTGACAAACATGGTCGATGTGCTCGGCGTGCTCGCACGCAATCCGCGCATTGAGCTGATCTTTGCAGGCGGACAGATCAATCGTGGACGCGATGGATTCTGGGGCGGCATGACGCAGGACTTCATCGGCAGGCTCAAGCCCGATATCGCGTTTGTCGGCGCGGTTGGCGTGGATGTCAAGGGCAACAGCGTGTCTACCTATGACATCGACGACGGGCTGAACAAGGCGCGGATCATTGCGCGCAGCAAACGTGCCTATGTTGTGGCGGAGGCGCGCAAGCTCTCGACGGACGGCAACTATGACTTCACCCCGCTCAATGCACTCGCAGGGCTCGTGACGGATACGGAACCACCTTCGGACATCCGCGCGGCGGCGGCAGAGCTGGGCATCGAGATCGTACTGCCGTAA
- a CDS encoding radical SAM protein, translated as MCVEELNHCTLCPRRCGVNRNAGARGFCGAGRTVRVARTMLHTWEEPCLVGTHGAGAVFFAHCTLRCIYCQNHAISHEGSGTEIDEDALAARFLSLEREGAATLDLVTPTHYTPQILAALQIARTQGLSLPVVWNTSGYETVENIERLAGAVDIYLPDLKYAAEESGRLYSCAPDYATAAWAALTAMVAQVGAVQFAADGQLIRGVLVRHLVLPGHRHESIALVRQLWETFGDAIQLSLMRQYTPLYRAAEFPPLHRRLTTFEYESVVAAARDLGMEHVYVQGAEAVGAQYVPDFE; from the coding sequence ATGTGTGTGGAAGAATTGAATCACTGCACGCTCTGCCCACGTCGCTGCGGCGTGAATCGGAATGCGGGCGCACGCGGATTCTGCGGTGCGGGCCGTACGGTACGCGTTGCACGCACGATGCTGCACACATGGGAAGAGCCGTGTCTGGTCGGCACGCATGGCGCGGGCGCAGTATTCTTCGCACACTGCACCCTGCGCTGCATTTACTGCCAGAACCATGCGATCAGTCATGAGGGCAGCGGCACGGAGATAGACGAGGATGCGCTTGCCGCACGTTTCCTTTCCCTTGAGCGGGAGGGCGCGGCTACGCTCGATCTCGTAACACCGACGCACTATACACCGCAGATTCTCGCAGCGCTCCAAATCGCACGGACACAAGGGCTGAGTCTCCCCGTGGTCTGGAACACGAGCGGCTATGAGACAGTCGAGAACATCGAGCGCCTTGCAGGCGCTGTCGACATCTATCTGCCCGATCTGAAGTATGCAGCAGAGGAGAGCGGACGGCTCTATTCGTGTGCGCCCGATTACGCAACAGCGGCATGGGCAGCACTCACGGCGATGGTCGCGCAGGTGGGTGCGGTACAGTTTGCCGCGGACGGACAGCTCATACGCGGTGTGCTCGTGCGCCATCTCGTTCTGCCGGGGCATCGGCACGAGAGCATTGCTCTTGTGCGGCAGCTGTGGGAGACGTTCGGTGATGCGATTCAGCTGAGTCTGATGCGGCAGTATACACCGCTCTACCGAGCGGCCGAGTTTCCGCCGCTCCATCGACGGCTCACGACGTTTGAGTATGAGAGCGTGGTTGCGGCGGCGCGTGATCTCGGGATGGAGCACGTCTATGTGCAGGGAGCGGAGGCGGTGGGGGCGCAGTATGTGCCGGACTTTGAGTGA
- a CDS encoding calcium-translocating P-type ATPase, PMCA-type — protein MKFTGLTSAEAEASRLKYGANTIPEPAWTTFGQAFMETFRDPMIRILLVMVALMIAMYFAGHAEIYEPVGTIVTVIIVATVTARTNVASDTEYRALRARTAKDTAKVCRDGGLVVLPVDEIVVGDHVILQGGNKIPADGMLVAGELRVNNTALNGETEECPKTPADSHYVFPAEITGDTFVDDATLFRGSVVFDGEGVMEVRRVGMQTMMGRMTAEMQAREPDSPLQVKLAKLADQISAFGYLSGLVIISLYMMFFALRAGGLEAYVMLGWSQILVDLIQAVSLAILIIVCAVPEGLPLMISLVLMQNTSRMLARGVLVRRAVGIETAGSLNILFSDKTGTITGGQLEVVDFFTADGKVLGTLTEHPVLHEKLKLAIGMNSAAMYDEAGAVVGGNPTDQAVMRFLGAETYRVMQTNENYRVGHRQTFNSTNKFSQAELPARGTVVYKGAPEALLARAKYALAPDGAIVPFDADALNEKINAYAARAMRVLAFGYSEQPFQKNAVNTDVVLIGFAAIRDDVRPEAREAITEVQAAGVQVVMVTGDRRETAVAIARDAGLLRADSDLVLTSNDLAQMTDEEVQRVLPQLRVIARALPTDKSRIVRLSQKMNLVVGMTGDGVNDSPALRRADVGFAMGSGTEAARDAGDIVILDDNFRSIKDAILYGRTIYNNILKFCRFQLVINIAAVVVSAIAPFFGIIEPLRVTHLLFINLVMDSLGAIMLGNEPAHESYMREKPRRRDASIISPTMSVQIVCMGTWLVLISFFFLTDARIAACFDGKAEHYTAYFLLFVLASLMNGFNVRSTGFGIFRGLGENIGFVRVWAMIVLIMAAIINAPYLPHDVGLWIGGMFSTTPIHAGGWVLVFLLAATMIPADLLRKAVWKGIVWGRT, from the coding sequence TTGAAATTTACGGGACTGACATCGGCGGAGGCGGAGGCGTCGCGTCTGAAATATGGTGCGAACACGATTCCGGAGCCTGCGTGGACGACGTTCGGGCAGGCGTTCATGGAGACGTTTCGCGATCCGATGATCCGCATCCTGCTCGTCATGGTCGCGCTCATGATTGCCATGTATTTTGCAGGACATGCGGAGATCTATGAGCCGGTGGGGACGATCGTGACCGTCATTATCGTCGCAACGGTGACGGCGCGGACGAATGTCGCGAGCGATACGGAGTACCGCGCCCTGCGTGCACGTACGGCAAAGGACACGGCGAAGGTCTGTCGCGACGGCGGGCTGGTCGTTCTGCCCGTGGATGAGATTGTGGTCGGCGATCATGTCATCTTGCAGGGCGGCAACAAGATTCCTGCGGACGGAATGCTGGTCGCGGGAGAACTCCGCGTGAATAATACGGCACTCAACGGGGAGACGGAGGAGTGTCCGAAGACACCCGCAGACAGCCATTATGTATTTCCCGCCGAGATTACGGGCGACACCTTCGTGGACGATGCGACCCTCTTTCGCGGGAGCGTGGTCTTTGACGGCGAGGGCGTGATGGAGGTGCGCCGCGTCGGCATGCAGACGATGATGGGGCGGATGACGGCGGAGATGCAGGCGCGTGAGCCGGACTCCCCCCTGCAGGTGAAGCTCGCGAAGCTCGCCGATCAGATCTCGGCGTTCGGCTATCTCTCGGGGCTTGTCATCATTTCGCTCTACATGATGTTCTTTGCCCTGCGTGCGGGCGGCCTGGAGGCATATGTCATGCTCGGGTGGAGTCAGATTCTCGTGGATCTGATTCAGGCAGTCTCGCTCGCGATCCTCATCATCGTCTGCGCCGTGCCCGAGGGGCTGCCGCTCATGATCTCGCTCGTGCTGATGCAGAATACGAGCCGGATGCTCGCACGCGGTGTCCTCGTGCGCCGCGCGGTCGGTATCGAGACGGCGGGGTCGCTGAACATTCTCTTCAGTGACAAGACAGGCACGATCACGGGCGGACAGCTTGAGGTGGTGGACTTCTTTACGGCGGATGGAAAGGTTCTCGGCACGCTCACGGAGCATCCTGTGCTCCATGAGAAGCTGAAACTCGCGATCGGCATGAACTCTGCCGCCATGTATGACGAGGCGGGTGCGGTGGTCGGCGGAAATCCGACTGATCAGGCGGTCATGCGCTTCCTCGGTGCAGAGACATACCGTGTGATGCAGACCAATGAAAACTACCGCGTGGGGCATCGCCAGACATTTAACTCCACCAATAAATTCAGTCAGGCGGAGCTGCCCGCACGCGGCACGGTCGTCTACAAGGGGGCACCCGAGGCGCTGCTGGCACGCGCGAAATACGCGCTTGCGCCGGATGGGGCGATCGTTCCCTTTGATGCAGATGCGCTGAACGAAAAAATAAACGCCTATGCCGCGCGTGCGATGCGCGTCTTGGCGTTCGGGTATTCAGAGCAACCCTTTCAAAAGAATGCAGTCAATACGGATGTCGTGCTCATCGGATTTGCCGCGATCCGCGACGATGTGCGTCCCGAGGCGCGCGAGGCAATCACGGAGGTGCAGGCGGCAGGCGTGCAGGTCGTCATGGTGACGGGCGACCGCCGCGAGACCGCCGTTGCGATTGCACGCGACGCGGGGCTGCTGCGTGCGGACAGCGACCTCGTGCTCACAAGCAACGATCTCGCACAGATGACGGACGAGGAGGTGCAGCGCGTCCTGCCGCAGCTGCGCGTCATTGCACGCGCACTGCCGACGGACAAGTCGCGCATCGTGCGTCTCTCGCAGAAGATGAACCTCGTCGTCGGTATGACGGGCGATGGTGTGAACGACTCACCGGCACTCCGCCGCGCCGATGTCGGCTTTGCCATGGGCAGCGGGACGGAGGCGGCGCGCGATGCGGGGGACATCGTCATCCTTGACGACAATTTCCGCTCGATCAAGGACGCGATTCTCTACGGGCGCACGATCTACAACAACATTCTGAAGTTCTGCCGCTTCCAGCTCGTCATCAACATTGCGGCGGTTGTCGTGAGTGCCATTGCTCCGTTCTTTGGCATCATCGAGCCGCTGCGCGTGACGCATCTCCTCTTTATCAACCTCGTCATGGACAGCCTCGGTGCGATCATGCTCGGCAACGAGCCGGCGCACGAGAGCTATATGCGCGAGAAGCCGCGCCGCCGCGACGCGAGCATCATCAGCCCCACGATGAGCGTGCAGATTGTCTGCATGGGGACGTGGCTTGTCCTCATCAGCTTCTTCTTTCTCACCGATGCACGTATTGCTGCGTGTTTCGATGGAAAGGCGGAGCACTATACGGCGTATTTTCTGCTTTTCGTGCTTGCTTCCCTCATGAACGGCTTCAACGTGCGCTCCACGGGCTTCGGCATCTTCCGCGGGCTCGGCGAGAACATCGGCTTTGTCAGGGTATGGGCGATGATCGTCCTCATCATGGCGGCAATTATCAATGCGCCTTATCTCCCGCACGATGTCGGGCTGTGGATCGGCGGCATGTTCAGCACAACGCCGATTCATGCGGGCGGCTGGGTACTCGTATTTCTCCTCGCGGCGACCATGATCCCTGCGGACCTGCTCAGGAAAGCGGTTTGGAAGGGGATTGTGTGGGGGAGGACGTAA
- a CDS encoding PepSY-associated TM helix domain-containing protein — MRKIYVIHQWVSLICALFLLLLTLTGLPLLFRGEINAWNTLNLPPRGEPMALREIWAGLPQGTEAVMQAFPTKEILAVTPDGEDGTLYFLVKDRGGKAGRSHMRMGGEQIMYEVRTGTVFNRQERVYRSEAVQEFMHTMHILHVRLGLEEGGRDFLAAMCVLSVISIVSGVYLYLPMMKTLAFGTRRRRSSRLFWSDWHKLTSVFAGTWAAIMCVSGVFIVLYSVGMRDYQRTAQELAAEHFAAEAQRAERILPEDALVRIEEAFPGKDVISMRLPTAHQDFYQFQIAEPTVRATDFALGTQVYLAAGGGEPLLVSVPAWLTMAPFFLNLHIHNHELTAEKVFWALLILMTAAMIVTGIVLWLTRWQSRISKAVEAAAKRRTNAAWEEPARIAVLTLIVLIAPMYGSLGDGIALAVSAYLVYYFVRAVRG, encoded by the coding sequence ATGCGAAAAATCTATGTTATTCATCAGTGGGTGAGTCTGATCTGCGCACTCTTTTTGCTGCTGCTGACGCTGACGGGGCTGCCGCTGCTCTTTCGCGGGGAGATCAACGCGTGGAACACGCTGAATCTGCCGCCGCGCGGGGAGCCTATGGCTCTGCGTGAGATCTGGGCGGGTCTGCCGCAGGGGACAGAAGCCGTGATGCAGGCGTTCCCGACAAAGGAGATTCTGGCGGTCACACCGGATGGAGAGGACGGGACACTCTACTTTCTCGTCAAGGATCGCGGCGGAAAGGCCGGGCGCTCCCATATGCGCATGGGCGGAGAGCAGATCATGTACGAGGTGCGCACGGGTACGGTCTTCAACCGACAGGAGCGTGTCTACCGTTCCGAGGCGGTGCAGGAGTTCATGCACACAATGCACATTCTGCACGTCCGGCTGGGGCTGGAGGAGGGCGGCCGCGACTTTCTCGCCGCGATGTGCGTGCTCTCCGTGATCTCTATCGTGAGCGGTGTTTATCTCTATCTGCCGATGATGAAAACGCTCGCTTTTGGCACACGGCGGAGGCGGAGCAGCCGACTGTTCTGGTCGGACTGGCATAAGCTCACGTCAGTCTTTGCGGGCACATGGGCTGCCATCATGTGCGTGAGCGGCGTTTTTATCGTTCTTTACTCCGTCGGCATGCGGGACTATCAGCGCACGGCGCAGGAGCTTGCGGCAGAGCATTTTGCAGCAGAGGCGCAGCGTGCGGAGCGGATTCTGCCCGAGGATGCCCTTGTGCGGATAGAGGAGGCGTTTCCCGGAAAGGATGTCATTTCCATGCGGCTGCCCACGGCACATCAGGATTTCTATCAGTTCCAGATCGCAGAACCGACGGTACGCGCGACGGATTTTGCACTGGGGACGCAGGTCTATCTCGCCGCGGGCGGCGGAGAGCCGCTCCTTGTGTCCGTACCTGCATGGCTGACGATGGCGCCGTTCTTTTTGAATCTGCACATCCACAACCATGAGCTGACGGCGGAAAAAGTATTCTGGGCACTGCTCATCCTCATGACGGCGGCGATGATCGTCACGGGAATTGTACTCTGGCTGACGCGCTGGCAGAGCCGCATCTCCAAAGCTGTGGAGGCTGCGGCGAAGAGACGGACCAATGCTGCATGGGAGGAACCCGCACGTATCGCTGTGCTCACCTTGATCGTATTGATTGCACCGATGTATGGCAGTCTCGGGGATGGGATTGCTCTCGCCGTCAGTGCCTATCTCGTCTATTACTTTGTTCGTGCAGTGCGTGGCTGA
- the hpf gene encoding ribosome hibernation-promoting factor, HPF/YfiA family yields the protein MAAFTIRGKNVEVTPALRDYVEKRVGKITKYFENVGEISVLLSVEGKHHKVEVTAPIVRGVLLRGEERSEDMYSSIDLVIEKLERQIRKQKTKLERRFRHGGFKAEAVETFTQPVPEEDDVFPVVKTKRFALQPMDVQEAIMQMNLLNHHFFVFRNAETEEVNVVYGRNDGKYALIEVEEG from the coding sequence ATGGCTGCATTCACGATTCGGGGAAAGAATGTCGAGGTTACACCGGCGCTGCGCGACTACGTGGAGAAGCGGGTCGGCAAGATTACAAAGTACTTCGAGAATGTCGGCGAGATCTCGGTACTGCTCTCGGTGGAGGGGAAACATCACAAGGTAGAGGTTACGGCTCCCATCGTGCGCGGCGTGCTGCTGCGCGGCGAGGAGCGTTCGGAGGATATGTACAGCTCCATCGATCTCGTGATCGAGAAGCTGGAGCGCCAGATTCGCAAGCAGAAGACGAAACTCGAGCGTCGTTTCCGTCACGGCGGGTTCAAGGCGGAGGCGGTTGAGACCTTCACTCAGCCCGTGCCGGAGGAGGATGATGTCTTCCCCGTCGTCAAGACAAAGCGCTTTGCCCTGCAGCCGATGGATGTGCAGGAGGCAATCATGCAGATGAATCTGCTGAATCATCATTTCTTCGTATTCCGCAACGCGGAGACGGAGGAGGTCAATGTGGTTTACGGACGAAATGATGGAAAGTATGCCCTGATCGAGGTCGAAGAGGGCTGA
- a CDS encoding cold shock domain-containing protein has protein sequence MTGKVKWFSADKGYGFISREDGDDVFVHFSSIQGEGYKTLSEGQEVEFDIVEGARGPQADNVVKKE, from the coding sequence ATGACGGGCAAAGTGAAATGGTTCAGCGCGGATAAGGGATATGGATTTATCTCCCGCGAGGACGGTGACGATGTATTCGTACACTTTTCCTCGATCCAGGGCGAGGGGTATAAGACGCTCAGCGAGGGTCAGGAAGTCGAATTCGACATCGTCGAGGGAGCACGCGGTCCCCAGGCGGACAACGTGGTCAAGAAGGAATAA
- a CDS encoding glycosyltransferase, which translates to MSALTIILSETEEGAYLRETAAEALSAASVCGIDVELVVVSQHSETVLQCLADVPCRVLAHEEKNLAAWNNSGAEGASGELLLFLQEGIILTPRGLQKMVETLLLDTTIAAVGPFSNRTTFSWQYLNAEKMAAEGINVAGWVQEHLCSPTESLFLEYIALLVRRSAFQQVRGFDAAFAGGGADLDLSFRLKYDGFHLLRAPVYFVHRGAENCDLYDLTRSEARPLLLERWGVDLGVPETILQESLSDIAWTHDLSLIRASARSALLQTPLVSILIPTYNRPEYFRETLESALSQTYPNIEVIVCDNSADDRTEELMRAYQSDMRVRYVRNKSARSKEENFMPFEHLAQGELLQWCMDDDVLLPDKITLMVDSFLSEPSAALVTSVRGVIDGNGTFLGQWGEAPPIYGMYGCFSGTLLGHAMLMACTNFLGEPSAVLFRRCDLTHHYWRAESRGYKTLSDCAMWLELLEKGDAVIFARPLSLLRVHGGQEGQLPDSFVRGAIEWRRLIEEYWKRRVFLTKKKDYRSALSRLQEGCKARVDPLLPQVSPALRREYETGEAPFHIVMMNRVEECTPIRLDAPLQQLRARGLVSVSGCMQRGDEAIELDEVGDLHDSIILLDRVVIRSAAWICDLLAKHAADGNILLQELDDHPLITAQIKGDDYFCFRAVSAVQTSTRYLAEFLREFNPHIYLFENQLAELPEHRTYDAAQDRVTIFFGALNRREDWEPLMPAINEMIRQYGDRLHFRVVSDHGFYQALETEAKEFTGGAHDGYIVAPYEQYTAALHASDIALLPLRDTEFNRAKSDLKFIESAGHGAAVLASPTVYAGTVREGETGLIYHSPKEFAEKLDLLIQRADLRRTLAENAYRYVAEHRLLEQHIDDYIAAYREMFERREELERERLQRVEKFFPQL; encoded by the coding sequence ATGAGCGCGCTTACAATCATCCTTAGCGAGACGGAGGAGGGGGCGTATCTGCGCGAAACGGCGGCGGAGGCGCTCTCCGCCGCTTCTGTCTGCGGCATTGATGTGGAACTGGTGGTTGTTTCGCAGCACTCCGAGACGGTGCTGCAGTGCCTTGCAGATGTGCCGTGTCGTGTTCTCGCCCACGAGGAGAAAAACCTCGCTGCATGGAACAACAGCGGTGCCGAAGGTGCATCGGGAGAGCTGCTCCTTTTTCTGCAGGAGGGAATTATTCTTACGCCGCGGGGTCTGCAAAAAATGGTGGAGACGCTTCTGCTTGATACTACAATTGCGGCCGTTGGACCATTTTCAAACAGAACAACGTTTTCTTGGCAGTATCTGAATGCGGAGAAGATGGCGGCGGAGGGCATAAATGTGGCGGGCTGGGTGCAGGAGCACTTATGCAGCCCGACGGAGAGCCTGTTCCTTGAGTACATTGCCTTGCTCGTGCGCCGTTCCGCTTTTCAGCAGGTGAGAGGTTTCGATGCAGCGTTCGCGGGCGGCGGCGCCGATCTTGATCTTTCGTTCCGCCTCAAATACGATGGGTTCCACCTCCTGCGTGCCCCCGTTTACTTTGTGCATAGAGGGGCAGAGAACTGTGACCTCTACGATCTTACACGCTCTGAGGCACGTCCTCTTCTGTTGGAGCGCTGGGGGGTTGATCTCGGCGTGCCCGAAACGATCCTGCAGGAGTCCCTGAGCGATATTGCATGGACACATGATCTGTCCCTCATCCGCGCCAGCGCTCGCTCGGCACTGCTGCAAACGCCGCTCGTCAGCATTTTGATCCCAACGTACAATCGTCCGGAATATTTCCGTGAGACACTTGAAAGCGCTCTGTCACAGACCTACCCCAATATCGAGGTCATTGTCTGTGACAACTCTGCGGATGACCGAACGGAAGAGTTGATGCGGGCCTATCAGAGCGACATGCGCGTACGCTATGTGCGGAATAAAAGTGCACGCAGCAAAGAAGAGAACTTTATGCCGTTTGAGCATCTAGCGCAGGGGGAGCTTCTCCAGTGGTGCATGGACGATGATGTCCTCCTGCCGGATAAAATCACGCTGATGGTCGATTCTTTTCTCTCTGAGCCGTCTGCTGCACTCGTCACATCCGTGCGCGGAGTCATCGACGGAAACGGAACCTTCTTAGGACAGTGGGGAGAGGCACCGCCTATTTACGGAATGTATGGATGTTTTTCCGGCACTCTTCTCGGGCATGCAATGCTTATGGCTTGTACCAACTTTTTGGGGGAACCCTCTGCAGTACTCTTTCGGCGGTGTGATCTAACGCACCACTATTGGCGTGCAGAGTCACGCGGCTATAAGACACTGTCGGATTGTGCCATGTGGCTTGAGCTGCTTGAAAAGGGCGATGCGGTCATTTTTGCCAGGCCGCTCAGTCTGCTTCGTGTGCATGGAGGACAGGAGGGGCAGCTGCCGGATTCGTTTGTGCGCGGAGCCATTGAATGGCGCCGTCTCATCGAGGAGTATTGGAAGCGGCGTGTGTTTTTGACGAAAAAGAAAGATTATCGCTCAGCACTGAGTCGGCTGCAGGAAGGCTGCAAGGCACGCGTTGACCCTCTGCTTCCACAGGTGTCCCCTGCTCTGCGCCGTGAGTATGAAACGGGAGAAGCGCCGTTCCATATTGTCATGATGAACCGTGTGGAGGAGTGTACGCCAATCCGTCTGGATGCACCTCTTCAGCAGCTCCGCGCACGAGGCCTTGTCTCTGTAAGCGGATGCATGCAGCGAGGGGACGAAGCAATCGAGCTGGATGAGGTCGGCGATCTGCATGACAGCATCATCCTATTGGATCGCGTAGTGATCCGGTCTGCGGCATGGATTTGCGATCTCTTGGCGAAGCATGCGGCAGATGGCAATATCTTGCTCCAAGAACTTGACGATCATCCGCTGATCACAGCACAGATCAAGGGGGATGATTATTTTTGTTTCCGTGCTGTTTCTGCCGTACAGACCTCGACAAGGTATCTGGCGGAGTTCCTGCGGGAGTTTAACCCGCATATCTATCTCTTTGAGAATCAGCTTGCGGAGCTGCCGGAGCACCGCACATATGATGCGGCGCAGGATCGTGTGACGATCTTCTTCGGTGCGCTGAATCGCCGAGAGGACTGGGAACCGCTGATGCCCGCAATCAACGAGATGATTCGGCAGTACGGTGACCGGCTGCACTTCCGTGTGGTTTCGGATCACGGCTTCTATCAGGCGCTCGAAACGGAGGCGAAGGAGTTTACGGGCGGTGCGCACGATGGATATATCGTTGCTCCGTATGAGCAGTATACGGCGGCACTGCACGCCTCGGACATTGCGCTTCTGCCGCTCCGCGATACGGAGTTCAACCGTGCCAAATCCGATCTGAAGTTCATCGAGTCGGCAGGGCACGGCGCGGCGGTGCTTGCATCGCCTACGGTCTATGCGGGCACGGTGCGCGAAGGTGAGACGGGGCTGATCTATCATAGTCCGAAGGAGTTTGCAGAGAAGCTCGATCTCCTCATTCAGCGCGCCGACCTTCGGCGCACGCTCGCGGAGAATGCCTACCGCTATGTGGCGGAGCATCGTCTGCTCGAGCAGCATATAGATGACTACATCGCCGCTTATCGTGAGATGTTCGAGCGGCGGGAGGAGCTTGAGCGCGAACGCCTCCAACGGGTTGAAAAATTTTTCCCGCAGCTCTGA
- a CDS encoding tetratricopeptide repeat protein produces the protein MKKCKQRRAERTRRRRARRQEKRHAKGTMTMAEKKMVTVEQIRRHMEKKEYAGVINSFADMLAQGNPPEECFGDVARAYFELGDYTRAASWVTNALAKDAANVEVRILLARICQREKRSDDALKLCENILRVHGDILSDEQRKEISRLAGLDARLAPEKTRTEYPYLAALVGLAAAPVQESPAAAPAAQPARAAVDAEKQAEMILAQAIRPVEKVEALNAFAGAAYAANDYAGAKVLLMAALRLDPGCDMTLKNAALLLHDMGEANKALQMAAKMRQTDFLLLRALKA, from the coding sequence ATGAAGAAGTGTAAGCAACGCCGTGCTGAGCGTACACGCAGAAGGCGTGCGCGGCGGCAAGAAAAACGACATGCGAAAGGGACGATGACAATGGCGGAGAAAAAGATGGTAACGGTTGAGCAGATTCGTAGACATATGGAGAAGAAGGAGTACGCAGGGGTTATCAATTCCTTTGCCGATATGCTTGCGCAGGGGAACCCGCCCGAGGAGTGCTTCGGGGATGTTGCGCGCGCCTATTTTGAGCTCGGGGACTATACACGTGCGGCAAGCTGGGTGACGAATGCACTCGCAAAGGATGCGGCTAATGTGGAGGTACGTATTCTTTTGGCGCGGATCTGTCAGCGTGAGAAGCGTTCCGATGATGCACTGAAGCTTTGTGAGAACATCCTCCGTGTGCATGGGGATATTCTTTCTGATGAGCAGCGCAAGGAGATCAGCCGCCTTGCTGGACTCGATGCCCGCCTCGCTCCGGAGAAGACCCGTACGGAATATCCGTACCTCGCGGCACTCGTGGGACTTGCAGCAGCACCCGTGCAGGAATCCCCTGCCGCAGCTCCTGCTGCACAGCCCGCCCGTGCAGCTGTGGATGCTGAGAAGCAGGCAGAGATGATCCTCGCACAGGCAATCCGTCCCGTGGAGAAGGTAGAGGCACTCAATGCCTTCGCGGGCGCGGCATATGCAGCGAATGACTATGCGGGTGCAAAGGTACTCCTTATGGCAGCATTGCGCCTTGACCCCGGCTGTGACATGACGCTGAAGAATGCGGCACTCCTCCTGCATGACATGGGAGAAGCGAATAAGGCACTCCAGATGGCGGCAAAGATGCGGCAGACGGATTTCCTGCTGCTGCGAGCCCTGAAGGCATGA